One Streptomyces sp. RPA4-2 genomic window carries:
- a CDS encoding transposase: MSGKSNMSKRYTAEFKRDAVALALSSEKTVTEVARDLGVSPEGLRGWVKQAKVDRGEGPAGALTTAEREELVRLRRKVREQEATIEVLGKATAFFARDKMR; the protein is encoded by the coding sequence GTGAGCGGCAAGAGCAACATGAGTAAGCGGTACACGGCCGAGTTCAAGCGGGACGCGGTCGCCTTGGCGTTGTCCTCGGAGAAGACGGTCACCGAGGTCGCGAGGGATCTGGGTGTGAGTCCGGAAGGGCTGCGGGGGTGGGTGAAGCAGGCGAAGGTCGACCGCGGTGAGGGGCCTGCCGGGGCTTTGACCACTGCGGAGCGTGAGGAGCTGGTCCGGCTGCGGCGGAAGGTTCGCGAGCAGGAGGCCACGATCGAGGTTCTGGGAAAAGCGACCGCCTTCTTCGCTCGGGACAAGATGAGGTAG
- a CDS encoding IS3 family transposase — MARCRFIDAEKASEGNPAGHSVAFLCRVLGVPRSTYYAHRASRRARTVRERAEEVLVGEIRVLHAGSRGAYGAPRVHAALRRAGRVVNSKKVERLMRKHRIVGITRRRRRGLTRQAKRAVFALDLIGRDFTAPRPGMRLVGDMTELSTLEGKLYLATCIDLATREVVGWAMADHHRAELPVAALRMAAGRGGLEQGCVMHTDRGSEYTSDEFRSEIRKLRMRQSMGRVGSCYDNAAAESWFAILKAEIGTTMWETREAARADVFRYVEVEYNRSRLRRHPDYGYVTPLETRSLLRQNLVPAA, encoded by the coding sequence GTGGCACGGTGTCGTTTCATCGATGCGGAGAAGGCATCGGAGGGTAATCCTGCAGGTCACAGCGTTGCTTTTCTGTGCCGTGTGCTGGGAGTGCCCCGTTCCACCTACTACGCGCACAGGGCGTCACGGCGGGCCCGGACGGTGCGGGAGCGGGCCGAGGAGGTGCTGGTGGGCGAGATCCGGGTGCTTCACGCCGGATCTCGCGGTGCCTACGGGGCCCCGCGGGTCCACGCCGCCCTGCGGCGGGCCGGGCGGGTGGTGAACTCCAAGAAGGTCGAGCGGCTGATGCGCAAGCATCGGATCGTCGGGATCACCCGCCGCCGGCGGCGGGGCCTGACCCGGCAGGCGAAGCGGGCGGTGTTCGCGCTCGACCTGATCGGCCGGGATTTCACGGCGCCCCGGCCCGGGATGCGGCTCGTCGGCGACATGACTGAACTCAGTACGCTGGAAGGGAAGTTGTATCTGGCGACCTGTATCGATCTCGCGACGCGGGAGGTGGTCGGCTGGGCGATGGCCGACCATCATCGCGCCGAACTGCCGGTCGCCGCCTTGCGGATGGCGGCCGGGCGTGGCGGCCTGGAGCAGGGTTGCGTCATGCATACGGATCGCGGCAGCGAGTACACGAGTGACGAATTCCGCAGCGAAATACGCAAGTTGCGCATGAGGCAGTCGATGGGGCGTGTCGGCTCTTGTTACGATAATGCCGCCGCGGAAAGCTGGTTCGCCATCCTGAAAGCGGAGATCGGGACGACCATGTGGGAGACCCGCGAGGCCGCCCGGGCCGACGTTTTCCGCTACGTCGAGGTCGAGTACAACCGCAGCCGGCTCCGTCGGCACCCCGACTACGGGTACGTCACCCCGCTCGAAACGAGATCCTTGCTCAGGCAGAACCTCGTCCCGGCAGCGTAA
- a CDS encoding LysR family transcriptional regulator has product MDLDLRKLRYFAAVADQLHFGRAADQLHIAQPVLSRQIRALEQDLGASLFTRDRHGVELTDAGRQLLADAGPLLASTHAVRRRVSAAASGKRRLMVGFRAGIAVTPAARAFEARHPDVVVDVQRIEGDNQAAMLLDGRIDVGYVRLPIDEAGLRVTPLYTEPRIAVLPAGHRLAGKEEVTETDLAGEPLVWHGDPSTQPTKRPLPNAGYPVRGVDETLEHVAAGRGISFLARSASVFYSHPDVVYVPIPDLAPDQVCLAVAASHTTPVVDDFVTAAQSTAEITAECGNYEMWQLGGDAVTRHA; this is encoded by the coding sequence CTGGATCTGGATCTGCGCAAATTGCGTTACTTCGCCGCCGTGGCCGACCAGTTGCACTTCGGCCGCGCCGCCGATCAGCTGCATATCGCGCAGCCGGTGCTCAGCCGGCAGATCCGCGCGCTCGAGCAGGATCTCGGCGCCTCGCTGTTCACCAGGGATCGCCACGGCGTAGAGCTGACAGATGCGGGCCGACAACTACTGGCCGACGCCGGTCCGCTGCTCGCCTCAACCCACGCGGTCCGCCGCCGGGTGTCCGCGGCCGCCAGCGGCAAGCGGCGGCTGATGGTCGGTTTCCGGGCCGGCATTGCAGTCACCCCGGCGGCCCGTGCGTTCGAGGCCCGGCACCCGGACGTGGTCGTGGACGTGCAGCGGATCGAAGGGGACAACCAGGCTGCGATGCTGCTCGACGGCCGCATCGACGTCGGCTATGTGCGGCTGCCCATCGACGAGGCCGGCCTGCGCGTCACCCCGCTGTACACCGAGCCACGGATAGCGGTGCTGCCCGCCGGACACCGGCTTGCCGGCAAGGAGGAGGTCACCGAGACCGACCTGGCCGGCGAACCGCTGGTCTGGCACGGTGACCCGAGCACGCAGCCCACCAAGCGCCCGCTCCCCAATGCCGGGTACCCGGTACGCGGGGTGGACGAGACGCTCGAGCATGTCGCGGCCGGCCGGGGCATCTCCTTCCTGGCCCGTTCGGCGTCGGTGTTCTACTCGCATCCGGACGTCGTCTATGTGCCCATCCCGGATCTGGCACCCGACCAGGTGTGCCTCGCGGTGGCGGCATCGCACACCACGCCGGTAGTGGATGACTTCGTCACCGCGGCCCAGTCGACGGCCGAGATCACGGCAGAATGTGGGAACTACGAGATGTGGCAGCTTGGAGGCGATGCCGTCACAAGGCACGCTTGA
- a CDS encoding NADPH-dependent F420 reductase, translating into MSSISIIGLGNMARALAGRALAGGNAVEIIGRDQAKAKELAATLDGATLGTVGAAPSGDIVILAAPYAGAAAVVREYGDALRGKIIVDLTNPVAPDLQGFVVPDDSSGAQEIAKAAPDDAHVVKAFNTVFSHVLAAGPAEDRPLDVFIAGDDAQAKARVSAFVESLGLRPWDIGELFMARALENVGLLELGLMNHSVKHANFSLGISLLG; encoded by the coding sequence ATGAGCAGCATCAGCATTATCGGACTGGGAAACATGGCCCGTGCTTTGGCCGGCCGGGCGCTCGCCGGCGGTAACGCCGTCGAGATCATCGGCCGCGATCAGGCCAAGGCCAAGGAATTGGCCGCCACGCTCGACGGCGCCACGCTCGGGACGGTCGGGGCCGCCCCGAGCGGGGACATCGTGATCCTCGCCGCGCCGTACGCCGGCGCGGCGGCGGTGGTGAGGGAGTACGGGGACGCGCTGCGCGGCAAGATCATCGTCGACCTCACCAACCCCGTAGCCCCCGACCTGCAGGGCTTCGTCGTCCCCGACGACAGTTCCGGCGCACAGGAGATCGCCAAGGCGGCTCCCGACGACGCGCATGTCGTCAAGGCGTTCAACACTGTGTTCTCCCACGTTCTGGCGGCCGGCCCGGCCGAGGACCGCCCTCTGGACGTGTTCATCGCGGGCGACGACGCGCAGGCGAAGGCACGCGTGTCAGCGTTCGTCGAGAGCCTGGGGCTGCGCCCCTGGGACATCGGGGAACTGTTCATGGCGCGGGCACTGGAGAACGTCGGCCTGCTGGAGCTGGGCCTCATGAACCACTCCGTCAAGCACGCCAATTTCTCCCTCGGCATCAGCCTTCTCGGCTGA
- a CDS encoding SDR family oxidoreductase produces MRVFVAGGTGHSGSYIIPELIAAGHEVTGLARSDAAAAALSALGAKVRRGDLQDLDGLKEAAADSDGVIHVAHRQDLLPSGGLDAVAAAELPIMLAYGEALAGTGKPLVTAGSIGSPGNLGRPATEEDPALPVGEEHKGTLRVRNVVERAVVDLAEQGVRSSVVRIANIAHSTTDRAGFLPTLIALAKEKGFVGYHGDGANLWNAVHIRDAATLFRLALEKGSAGRYWHAVGDGGIPFREIAEAIACRLGLTAVSVPNDSLMTPGYFGFLTNIVTQSYPASNLITRRTLGWEPGRPGLLADLDNGHYFPAV; encoded by the coding sequence ATGCGCGTATTCGTCGCTGGGGGGACCGGCCATTCCGGTTCGTACATCATCCCCGAGCTCATCGCCGCCGGGCACGAGGTCACCGGCCTGGCCCGGTCGGACGCGGCCGCCGCGGCCCTGTCCGCGCTCGGCGCTAAGGTGCGTCGCGGCGACCTTCAGGATCTCGACGGGCTCAAGGAGGCAGCCGCGGACTCCGACGGCGTCATCCACGTCGCGCACAGGCAGGATCTGCTGCCCTCCGGCGGGCTCGACGCCGTGGCCGCCGCTGAGCTTCCGATCATGCTCGCGTACGGCGAGGCACTCGCGGGAACCGGAAAGCCGCTGGTCACCGCGGGAAGCATCGGCTCGCCCGGGAACCTGGGGCGGCCGGCCACCGAGGAGGACCCTGCCCTCCCCGTCGGCGAGGAACACAAGGGCACCCTGAGGGTCCGCAACGTCGTGGAAAGGGCCGTTGTCGACCTCGCCGAGCAGGGGGTGCGATCTTCGGTCGTGCGGATCGCCAACATCGCGCACAGCACGACCGATCGTGCCGGCTTCCTCCCCACGCTGATCGCGCTCGCGAAGGAAAAGGGGTTCGTCGGCTACCACGGCGACGGTGCGAACCTGTGGAACGCCGTGCACATCCGTGATGCCGCCACCCTGTTCCGCCTGGCGCTGGAGAAGGGGTCAGCCGGCAGATACTGGCACGCGGTTGGGGACGGGGGCATCCCGTTCCGCGAGATCGCCGAGGCCATCGCCTGCCGTCTGGGCCTGACCGCAGTGAGCGTTCCCAACGATTCCCTGATGACGCCGGGGTACTTCGGGTTCCTCACGAATATCGTCACGCAGAGCTACCCGGCGTCCAACCTCATCACCCGTCGGACTCTCGGCTGGGAACCCGGCCGGCCCGGCCTGCTCGCCGATCTGGACAACGGCCATTATTTCCCCGCCGTCTGA
- a CDS encoding NADPH-dependent F420 reductase — protein sequence MGFIGSGSIGRTIARLAVGAGHQVVLSNSRGPETLVDMAEELGPRASAATSEEAAAVGEIVVVTVPVSAFPHVPAAPLAGKTVIDTCNYGPERDGHIPELDSKSLTSSELLLRYVPDALLVKAFNNIFFKHLLSLARPAEAADRSYLPIAGDSAPAKAAVKEFIDSIGYSVVDAGALADSWRQATGTPVWGTPYGPYSNEKGQPVGRDAIRAALATATR from the coding sequence GTGGGATTCATCGGAAGCGGAAGCATCGGCAGGACCATCGCGCGACTCGCTGTCGGGGCCGGGCACCAGGTGGTGCTCAGCAACTCGCGCGGTCCCGAAACGCTCGTGGACATGGCCGAGGAACTGGGGCCACGGGCGTCCGCGGCGACGAGCGAAGAGGCCGCGGCGGTGGGTGAGATTGTCGTGGTCACGGTGCCGGTCAGCGCCTTCCCCCACGTGCCCGCCGCGCCACTGGCCGGGAAGACGGTCATCGACACCTGCAACTACGGCCCCGAGCGTGACGGGCACATCCCCGAGCTCGACAGCAAGTCCCTCACCTCAAGCGAGCTGCTTCTGCGGTACGTCCCGGACGCCCTGCTCGTAAAGGCGTTCAACAACATTTTCTTCAAGCACCTGCTGTCACTCGCCCGCCCGGCAGAGGCGGCCGACCGGTCCTACTTGCCGATCGCCGGGGACTCCGCACCGGCGAAGGCGGCGGTGAAGGAATTCATCGACTCCATCGGGTACAGCGTGGTAGACGCGGGAGCGCTGGCCGACAGCTGGCGGCAGGCAACGGGTACGCCGGTGTGGGGAACACCGTACGGGCCGTACTCGAACGAGAAGGGCCAGCCGGTCGGCAGGGACGCCATCCGCGCGGCACTGGCCACCGCAACGCGGTAA
- a CDS encoding cold-shock protein has translation MRSVLRTGKVMSFDPAQGLGVIAPCGSEEHVPFHAQAVRFVEFVAAGQFVVYAIERADAAVRAVEVRPA, from the coding sequence GTGCGGAGCGTTCTGCGAACGGGCAAAGTGATGTCGTTCGACCCCGCGCAGGGGTTGGGGGTGATCGCTCCGTGCGGCAGTGAGGAGCATGTCCCGTTCCACGCGCAGGCTGTCAGATTCGTGGAGTTCGTGGCAGCAGGGCAGTTCGTCGTCTACGCGATCGAGCGGGCGGATGCGGCGGTACGGGCCGTGGAGGTACGCCCCGCCTAG
- a CDS encoding ANTAR domain-containing protein has protein sequence MTLPRDRCTQPCPPEGEREGSLARLKAENAQLRQAVESHAAVDQAIGVLIALHRCSAVGGWEILREVSQHTNTRLRDVADTIIGWTQGHPLPDIVRVALEDAGRRRQPGAGALPGHE, from the coding sequence GTGACCCTGCCCCGTGACCGATGTACCCAGCCGTGCCCGCCGGAGGGCGAGCGGGAGGGGAGCCTTGCGCGTCTGAAGGCGGAGAACGCGCAGCTTCGCCAGGCTGTTGAATCCCACGCGGCCGTGGACCAGGCCATCGGTGTCCTGATCGCCTTGCACCGGTGCTCCGCCGTCGGCGGGTGGGAGATCCTGCGCGAAGTGTCGCAGCACACCAACACCAGACTGAGGGACGTTGCCGACACGATCATCGGTTGGACGCAGGGTCACCCGCTGCCGGACATTGTCCGTGTCGCGCTGGAGGACGCCGGGCGCAGACGGCAGCCGGGCGCCGGCGCTTTGCCTGGGCACGAGTGA
- a CDS encoding ATP-binding protein, protein MELQVDEVYDGTPSCVKTARLTTKAFLARVGTERLARIPADTVSGAQLVVSELVTNAVRHAEGTCGMNLAYRGGHGVEITVWDKASGSLTAREWDPDRPGGFGLEIVRTICGPLTITPTQHGKQICVRMPLPQAA, encoded by the coding sequence ATGGAATTACAGGTGGACGAGGTCTACGACGGCACCCCGTCCTGCGTCAAAACGGCCCGCCTCACGACGAAGGCGTTCCTCGCCCGGGTCGGGACCGAGCGCCTGGCCCGAATACCGGCCGACACCGTCAGCGGCGCGCAGCTCGTCGTCAGCGAGCTCGTCACCAACGCCGTCCGCCACGCCGAGGGCACCTGCGGGATGAACCTCGCCTACCGCGGCGGGCACGGAGTCGAGATCACGGTGTGGGACAAAGCATCCGGAAGCCTTACCGCCCGCGAGTGGGACCCGGACCGCCCGGGCGGCTTCGGACTCGAGATCGTCCGCACCATCTGCGGCCCCCTCACCATCACCCCCACCCAACACGGCAAACAGATCTGTGTCCGCATGCCCCTGCCACAGGCCGCCTGA
- a CDS encoding DUF5133 domain-containing protein has product MLMAHPVVLQRLVTEYETLRDLHAENGSPSAEQRMQDVAYSLCVSTGTRDVDAALIAARHQLPGARPEDDSLLAAG; this is encoded by the coding sequence ATGTTGATGGCTCACCCGGTGGTTCTGCAGCGACTGGTCACCGAGTACGAGACACTGCGGGACCTACACGCGGAGAACGGGAGCCCGAGCGCGGAGCAGCGCATGCAGGACGTGGCCTACAGCCTGTGCGTCTCCACCGGCACCCGTGACGTCGACGCCGCCCTGATCGCCGCACGCCACCAACTGCCCGGCGCCCGGCCCGAAGACGACTCCCTGCTCGCCGCCGGCTGA
- a CDS encoding GlsB/YeaQ/YmgE family stress response membrane protein, protein MEISGVATALVIGIVIGLLGRLVLPGRQHIGVLWTFVVGIAAALLGTAIAGVFDVADAKGVDWIELAVQIALASFGVAGLDRLLDRPSVSNPGR, encoded by the coding sequence ATGGAGATCTCAGGGGTCGCCACGGCCCTCGTGATTGGCATCGTGATTGGTCTCTTGGGCCGCCTTGTCCTGCCCGGCCGTCAGCACATCGGGGTGTTGTGGACCTTCGTGGTTGGCATCGCCGCGGCGCTGCTCGGAACAGCCATTGCCGGTGTGTTCGACGTCGCTGACGCTAAGGGTGTCGACTGGATCGAGCTGGCCGTCCAGATTGCCCTCGCTTCCTTCGGTGTTGCCGGGTTGGACCGCCTTCTAGACAGGCCGTCGGTAAGCAACCCCGGCAGGTAG